One Lysinibacillus fusiformis genomic window carries:
- a CDS encoding MarR family winged helix-turn-helix transcriptional regulator, which produces MNPIFHALFQKSRFLTNCLNEVLKQHNLYSSQWTILYCLQKHGAMTLTQIWKYLNVEAPSVTRAISRLEDLGWVQRVDGEDKREKIVTLSAMAVEQLPEITATILAFEAEMVGSLTVEEQEQFMNLLQKMKG; this is translated from the coding sequence ATGAATCCAATATTCCATGCTTTATTCCAAAAAAGTCGCTTTTTAACGAATTGTTTAAATGAAGTATTGAAACAGCACAATTTGTATAGTTCGCAATGGACAATTTTATATTGCTTACAGAAGCACGGAGCCATGACATTAACACAAATCTGGAAATATTTGAATGTCGAAGCGCCAAGTGTGACAAGAGCCATCTCGCGTCTTGAAGATTTAGGTTGGGTGCAGCGAGTCGATGGGGAAGATAAGCGTGAAAAAATCGTGACATTATCAGCGATGGCAGTAGAACAATTACCAGAGATTACTGCAACCATTTTGGCGTTTGAGGCAGAGATGGTTGGTTCACTGACAGTGGAAGAGCAGGAGCAATTTATGAACCTATTGCAAAAAATGAAAGGTTGA